Proteins encoded together in one Dehalococcoidales bacterium window:
- a CDS encoding acyltransferase family protein: MEGIKPKRDVSLDVARGMAIALVVFLHVFESYTYDWPTVTHNWYWVGIHQFAMPLFIFISGYLAYAKLDLKMIQRRAWQLLPPYLVWSIIYYFVFSYVIQLFHLRSNLFKNLAYDIWTLNPSSFWFFPVLLALCVILYLTRGKLWLTLLTLLGFYGLSQVPWPGSVGGIHIPDTHWFSALAWFLPFFALGYFIAKYKEKLYRLRYIKWACLAAFPVFFILAGNLNYNELIHSWASVSMSGWYIGAGFYMFGMGLVGIGAALAVSDLIARVAGVRWVFQYLGAISLGVFCTHSLFRTIGFGSGLGRVFLTTLIDLVLSAALVWVLQKSRITNFLLLGGGLKSLQRKTTPDKPRLVKAQKEHEPG, translated from the coding sequence ATGGAAGGTATCAAACCAAAAAGAGATGTGTCTCTGGATGTGGCCAGAGGGATGGCCATAGCCCTGGTGGTGTTCCTGCACGTTTTTGAAAGCTATACTTACGATTGGCCGACCGTTACCCATAACTGGTACTGGGTAGGCATACATCAATTCGCTATGCCTTTGTTCATTTTTATCAGCGGGTACCTGGCCTATGCCAAACTCGACCTGAAAATGATACAGCGCCGGGCCTGGCAGCTGTTACCGCCATATTTAGTCTGGAGCATCATTTACTACTTCGTGTTTTCTTATGTTATACAATTATTCCATTTACGCAGTAACCTGTTTAAAAACCTGGCATATGATATCTGGACACTGAACCCTTCTTCATTCTGGTTCTTCCCCGTCCTGCTGGCGCTCTGCGTGATTTTATATTTAACCCGGGGCAAGCTCTGGTTAACACTGCTAACGCTATTGGGTTTCTACGGGCTGAGCCAGGTCCCCTGGCCCGGCTCGGTCGGCGGCATACACATTCCGGATACGCACTGGTTCTCCGCACTCGCCTGGTTCCTGCCCTTCTTCGCTTTAGGGTACTTCATCGCCAAATACAAGGAAAAACTGTACCGCTTACGCTACATCAAGTGGGCCTGCCTGGCGGCATTCCCGGTATTTTTTATACTGGCCGGCAATCTGAACTATAACGAACTGATACACAGCTGGGCGAGCGTATCCATGTCCGGCTGGTATATCGGGGCGGGGTTTTACATGTTCGGCATGGGGCTGGTCGGCATCGGCGCAGCTTTGGCGGTGTCGGACTTAATAGCCAGGGTGGCGGGGGTGCGGTGGGTATTCCAATACCTGGGAGCAATATCGCTGGGAGTTTTCTGCACCCACAGCCTTTTCCGGACCATAGGCTTCGGGAGCGGGCTGGGCAGGGTGTTCCTGACCACGCTTATCGACCTGGTGCTTTCCGCGGCATTAGTCTGGGTGCTGCAAAAATCAAGGATAACCAACTTCCTGCTGCTCGGGGGCGGCTTGAAATCATTACAGCGCAAGACAACGCCGGATAAACCGCGCCTGGTAAAAGCCCAAAAAGAACATGAACCAGGCTAG
- a CDS encoding helix-turn-helix domain-containing protein gives MEFHDEMKPTLTVKDVAHYLNIHTNTVRRWSDSNILKAYRITPRGDRRFLKEDIERFLVRYDEFNAHKTSRDHQLSFAL, from the coding sequence ATGGAATTCCATGATGAGATGAAACCAACGTTAACGGTAAAAGACGTCGCTCACTACCTGAACATCCACACCAACACGGTTAGACGCTGGAGCGATAGTAATATACTGAAGGCCTACCGCATCACTCCCCGGGGCGACCGCCGCTTCCTCAAGGAAGACATCGAACGCTTCCTGGTCAGGTATGACGAGTTTAACGCGCACAAGACAAGCCGAGACCACCAGTTGAGCTTTGCTCTTTAA
- a CDS encoding ABC transporter permease, whose amino-acid sequence MSVATAFFKRDLSLNLSYRTFFFLSSFGILFNVAVTYFISRLFGDSLVSQLSEYGGNYFAFALIGVAFNGYLTVSLSNYAQSIRDGQVMGTLEIMLLSPTRLSSILISSSLWSYFFTTFNVAIYLLAGTLIFGFDVSQANVLTALLVLILSVTSFSGIGILSAAAVLVVKKGDPVATIYGGISSLLAGVYYPVSVLPGPLAVMAKFFPLTYALDGMRLAMLKGASIMSIRTDLLVLVGFTLLLTPLSLVVFRMALKRAKKEGSLVHY is encoded by the coding sequence ATGAGCGTCGCCACTGCATTTTTCAAGCGGGACCTGTCACTAAATCTCAGTTACCGCACTTTCTTTTTTCTTTCATCGTTCGGTATCCTCTTCAACGTGGCGGTGACCTATTTCATCTCCCGGCTCTTCGGCGACTCTCTGGTATCGCAGTTAAGCGAATACGGCGGCAATTATTTCGCCTTCGCCCTCATCGGCGTGGCTTTTAACGGGTACCTGACCGTGTCCCTGTCCAACTATGCGCAGAGCATCCGTGACGGGCAGGTGATGGGCACGCTGGAAATCATGCTGCTCAGCCCCACCCGCTTAAGCTCGATTTTAATTTCATCCTCGTTATGGTCCTATTTCTTCACCACTTTTAATGTGGCTATCTATTTGCTGGCGGGTACCTTGATATTCGGCTTTGATGTCAGCCAGGCCAACGTGCTTACGGCGCTGCTGGTGTTGATACTCTCCGTGACCAGCTTCAGCGGTATCGGCATACTATCGGCGGCGGCAGTGCTGGTGGTAAAAAAGGGCGACCCCGTGGCCACCATCTACGGCGGCATTTCCAGTCTGCTGGCGGGCGTGTACTATCCTGTTTCCGTGCTGCCCGGGCCGCTGGCGGTAATGGCCAAGTTTTTCCCGCTCACTTACGCGCTGGACGGTATGCGCCTGGCCATGCTCAAAGGTGCCTCTATAATGTCTATCCGCACTGACCTGCTGGTGCTGGTAGGATTCACCCTGCTACTGACGCCGCTTTCTCTGGTCGTGTTCCGCATGGCGCTCAAGCGGGCTAAGAAGGAAGGCAGCCTGGTCCACTATTAG
- a CDS encoding ABC transporter ATP-binding protein: MDAIKTVNLYKKFSRSAGYRDLLPFQKKKWIVATNNINLNIKEGEFFGLLGPNGAGKTTLVKLLCCLVIPTSGTAEVFGHDIVKDEAEVKKLVGLVTADERSFYWRMTGRENLQFHSALYHMKKDQANKRIDELLDMLEMTDKADIRFQNYSTGMRQKLAIARGLLSGPRILFVDEPTRSLDPVSARNVRQFFKEKVSAMGSTIILATHNMAEAEQLCDRLAIIARGQVRALGSVPELRSVFQTKESCELTVGHFSESILPLLDNIEGVISCHLKDRQNGTSNLELKITNRVAVLPRVLQTMVDNNIDVLDCKVRDLPLDEIFINALHNTKEVPE, translated from the coding sequence ATGGATGCTATAAAAACGGTAAATCTCTACAAAAAGTTTTCCCGGTCGGCGGGTTACCGTGACCTGCTGCCTTTCCAGAAGAAAAAGTGGATTGTAGCCACGAATAACATCAACCTGAATATCAAAGAGGGCGAGTTCTTCGGTCTGCTTGGGCCCAATGGCGCCGGCAAGACCACTCTGGTTAAACTGCTTTGCTGCCTGGTTATTCCCACTTCCGGCACGGCTGAAGTTTTCGGCCACGATATCGTTAAAGATGAAGCGGAAGTAAAGAAACTGGTGGGACTGGTCACCGCTGATGAAAGAAGCTTTTACTGGCGCATGACCGGTCGTGAGAACCTCCAGTTCCATTCCGCGCTTTACCACATGAAAAAAGACCAGGCTAACAAGCGCATTGATGAGCTCCTGGATATGCTGGAAATGACGGACAAGGCCGATATCCGCTTCCAGAACTACTCCACCGGTATGCGCCAGAAGCTGGCTATCGCCCGCGGCCTGCTCAGCGGCCCCCGCATTCTTTTCGTGGACGAGCCTACCCGCAGCCTGGACCCGGTCAGCGCCCGCAATGTCCGCCAGTTCTTTAAAGAAAAAGTATCCGCCATGGGCAGTACTATCATACTGGCTACCCATAACATGGCCGAGGCGGAACAGCTCTGCGACCGACTGGCTATTATCGCCCGCGGGCAGGTAAGAGCTTTAGGTTCCGTGCCGGAGCTGCGCTCGGTCTTCCAGACCAAGGAAAGCTGCGAATTGACAGTGGGGCATTTTTCGGAAAGTATATTGCCGCTGCTTGATAATATTGAAGGTGTAATCAGCTGCCATCTGAAGGACAGGCAAAATGGCACTTCCAACCTCGAACTGAAAATCACCAACCGCGTGGCGGTGCTGCCGCGGGTGCTGCAGACCATGGTTGATAACAACATCGACGTGCTTGATTGCAAGGTTCGGGACCTGCCGCTGGATGAAATCTTTATCAATGCTCTTCACAATACCAAGGAGGTGCCCGAATGA
- a CDS encoding polysaccharide deacetylase family protein, producing MKVISAKRIRWYHIVLIVIVALLLVSLSPIYPARLYSSEGGKTLVAITFDDGYHSWTAEAMPLLQQYDMPASGYITDPDYREGFTWEDARTLVKAGWEIGWHTVHHTPVDYLDRSEIVADFSQAAPLFESHGLPSPAVFAYPSGRHDSLAMEVASEYFLASRTMETGVNTPIDVRDDPQHLKQFSMEKGLSYLENKVKKYEGEYVLVVFAGHTIGEVAPWQHQPDISVEDFAALVEFLHQEEEAGNIEVVTLKDGVERMQQGDVSYSWHLQIDSPFDTWYKFWVIPIPERYYIYYQAVIQDGIGHRFPQVVRWTDRY from the coding sequence GTGAAAGTTATATCTGCTAAAAGAATCAGATGGTACCATATCGTCTTAATCGTTATCGTAGCGCTGCTGCTTGTTTCGCTTTCTCCCATCTATCCCGCCAGGTTGTACTCCTCCGAGGGCGGCAAGACCCTGGTGGCCATCACTTTTGATGACGGCTATCATTCCTGGACCGCGGAGGCCATGCCTCTCCTCCAGCAATATGATATGCCGGCTTCCGGCTATATTACGGACCCGGATTACCGCGAAGGTTTTACCTGGGAAGACGCTCGAACGCTGGTGAAAGCGGGCTGGGAGATAGGCTGGCACACGGTCCACCATACCCCGGTAGATTATCTGGACCGTTCTGAGATAGTTGCCGATTTCAGCCAGGCGGCGCCGCTGTTCGAATCGCACGGCCTGCCGTCCCCGGCTGTTTTCGCCTACCCCTCCGGCCGCCATGACTCGCTGGCTATGGAGGTGGCCTCCGAATATTTCCTGGCCTCCCGCACGATGGAGACCGGCGTTAATACCCCCATTGACGTGCGGGATGACCCGCAGCACCTGAAACAGTTCAGCATGGAAAAGGGCCTGTCCTACCTGGAAAACAAGGTAAAGAAATATGAAGGCGAGTATGTGCTGGTGGTTTTCGCCGGGCATACCATCGGGGAGGTGGCGCCCTGGCAGCACCAGCCGGATATTTCCGTGGAGGACTTCGCCGCGCTGGTGGAGTTCCTGCACCAGGAAGAGGAGGCGGGGAATATCGAGGTCGTCACCCTGAAGGATGGCGTGGAACGTATGCAGCAGGGCGATGTCTCTTATTCCTGGCACCTGCAAATCGATTCCCCCTTTGATACCTGGTACAAGTTCTGGGTCATTCCTATTCCGGAGCGGTATTACATCTACTACCAGGCAGTTATCCAGGACGGCATCGGGCACCGTTTCCCGCAGGTAGTGCGCTGGACGGACCGCTATTAG